The following coding sequences are from one Neurospora crassa OR74A linkage group I, whole genome shotgun sequence window:
- the nuo12.3 gene encoding NADH:ubiquinone oxidoreductase 12.3kD subunit, whose amino-acid sequence MPTPESAAFLAKKPTVPPTFDGVDYNDTKRLKQAQDAIIREQWVRVMMGRLVREELSKCYYREGVNHLEKCGHLRERYLQLLSENRVQGYLFEQQNHFANQPKQ is encoded by the exons ATGCCTACTCCCGAATCGGCGGCCTTCCTGGCCAAGAAGCCCACCGTCCCGCCCACCTTTGACGGCGTCGACTACAATGATACGAAGCGCCTGAAGCAGGCCCAGGATGCCATTATCCGCGAGCAATGGGTCCGAGTTATGATGGGTCGCCTGGTGCGGGAGGAGTTGTCCAAGTGCTATTATAGGGAGGGCGTGAACCATCTGGAGAAGTGCGGACATCTGAGAG AACGCTACCTCCAACTACTCTCCGAAAACCGTGTCCAGGGTTATCTTTTCGAGCAGCAGAACCATTTCGCGAACCAGCCAAAGCAATGA